From a single Arachis hypogaea cultivar Tifrunner chromosome 3, arahy.Tifrunner.gnm2.J5K5, whole genome shotgun sequence genomic region:
- the LOC112778017 gene encoding uncharacterized protein, giving the protein MGTTPFHRYILEVRLPKHFDKPTDMRYDGTQDPQEHFTAFKARMNLEGVGDKVRYRAFSVTLAGPAIRWFKSHPQGSVAGFSDISRAFLSQFTTRIVKAKHPINLLGVTQRTGDPTKKYLDRFNGECLEIEGLTDLVASLCLTNGLLNEDFRKHLTTKLVWTMKKIQTVAREYINDEEVSQVVVANKWQPSYNQPRQHEVYQQIAEKGILSKSRPLKDRTGGNKSLYCDYHKGYGHKTQDCFDLKDALEQAIRDGKLAKFSHLIREPRRQNRNHDEEDKTRTAKR; this is encoded by the exons ATGGGCACCACCCCATTCCATCGTTATATCCTCGAGGTCCGGTTGCCAAAGCACTTTGACAAACCAACAGACATGAGGTATGACGGAACCCAAGACCCGCAGGAGCACTTCACGGCCTTTAAagccaggatgaacctggaggGAGTAGGAGACAAAGTAAGGTACCGCGCCTTCTCAGTCACCCTGGCAGGGCCTGCGATACGGTGGTTCAAAAGCCACCCGCAGGGCTCGGTGGCCGGCTTCTCAGATATTAGTCGTGCCTTCCTATCACAATTCACCACCAGAATCGTGAAGGCAAAGCACCCGATCAATCTGCTCGGTGTGACTCAGAGGACCGGCGACCCAACCAAGAAGTATCTAGACCGGTTCAATGGTGAGTGCTTGGAGATCGAGGGGTTAACTGATTTGGTGGCTAGTCTCTGTCTAACGAATGGGCTCCTTAACGAGGACTTCAGAAAGCACCTCACCACGAAGCTGGTCTGGACGATGAAAAAGATCCAAACTGTAGCCAGGGAATACATTAACGATGAGGAAGTCAGTCAAGTTGTGGTTGCCAACAAGTGGCAGCCCTCTTACAATCAACCCAGGCAGCACG AAGTTTACCAGCAGATAGCCGAGAAGGGAATCTTGTCGAAGTCCCGACCTCTGAAGGACCGAACCGGGGGGAACAAGAGCCTCTACTGTGATTACCATAAGGGCTACGGACATAAGACACAGGACTGCTTCGACCTGAAGGACGCACTGGAACAAGCAATCAGGGATGGAAAACTAGCCAAATTCTCCCACCTTATCAGGGAGCCTAGGAGACAAAATCGCAACCACGATGAGGAAGACAAGACCCGGACGGCGAAGCGATGA